From the Geoalkalibacter sp. genome, the window CGGCGCTCAAACCCTGCTGGAGTTGCTGCGGGAAATGGAGCGTTTTCTGCCCTTTCGCGACCGCGCGGGCACCTTTCGCCTGATCAACCGCGAGGCCATCAGCCATGTGCGCCATGTGCCCGAGGATTATGTGGAGCCCGCGCCACTCGGGGCTCGGGCGAAGGCTCGCCTGTTCTTTTTCGGCGGCGAAACCCTGGAGGGTTCGGTTATCCTTGAAATGCCCGAAGACAAGTGCCGCATCAAGGATTTTCTCAACGTCGCTCCGGCGTTTTTTCCCCTGGATGCCGGCAGCGCTCACTACGTCGTCAATTCCCGCCAGATCCATCAGGTGGTTCCCCTCTGACGAAAAAAGGCAGGCCGTTGCGGGCCTGCCTTAAACCAAGTTGCGCTGCGAAGTCTGTCTAGAAGTGCGACAGATCGGCCGTTTCGCTTCCGGCGGTAAGGGTCGCGCCGTCTTCCTTCATGACGATTTCGTAGGAATCCTTGAATTTCTTGGTGAACAGCGTGCCCAGCCACAGCGGGCTCCACACCACGCCCGCCGCCAGCCATTTCTTGCGCTCGCGTGAATCCACCTCGTCGGTCTTCAGCTGATAATGGATCTCCTCGTAGCCGGCTTTCTCCAGCGTCACATCCAGGCGCTGTCCGGCGCTGAGGCTGTAGTCGAGGGTGCAGGGCGTCACCCCGATTTGCCGTCCGTCGACAAAGACGGTGGCGCCCGCCGGTTCGGAGATGAACAGCGCCTGTTGCTTGGCGCAGGCCGAGGTGAACAGGGCCAGAAGCAAAATCGCCGTCACTTTCTTGAACATGCCGAACCTCGAATGCTGAGGGTGAACAGGGCGGAAGTCTCGGAGGCGCCCGGCCGCGGCCGGTTGGGACTCACATAAAAAGCATAAAC encodes:
- a CDS encoding PEGA domain-containing protein, which codes for MFKKVTAILLLALFTSACAKQQALFISEPAGATVFVDGRQIGVTPCTLDYSLSAGQRLDVTLEKAGYEEIHYQLKTDEVDSRERKKWLAAGVVWSPLWLGTLFTKKFKDSYEIVMKEDGATLTAGSETADLSHF